A single region of the Streptomyces sp. NBC_00425 genome encodes:
- the hypB gene encoding hydrogenase nickel incorporation protein HypB encodes MCRVVDLRQAVLAKNDASADALRARLAARGTAVVNLMSSPGSGKTALLEQELLRARERSVPVAALSADLATENDAVRLARSGVPVKQVLTDGLCHLEAGMLAGHLDGWLPDDTRLLFVENVGNLVCPASYDLGETLRVTLASVTEGEDKPLKYPTAFGLAHLVVLTKTDIAQAVEFDELAFRANVEQVNPGVEVILTSARRGRGIGALLDRATAAAAGEPVHTPVMARPPQHHGHSHPHDGHVHPHDAHHGHPHVHDAHAHAHAHDGRSHDGHSHAAPEADGTMAHTHP; translated from the coding sequence ATGTGCCGTGTCGTCGACCTGCGGCAGGCCGTACTCGCGAAGAACGACGCGAGCGCCGACGCACTGCGCGCCCGCCTCGCCGCCCGCGGCACGGCCGTCGTCAACCTGATGTCCAGTCCGGGCAGCGGCAAGACCGCGCTGCTGGAGCAGGAACTGCTGCGGGCACGGGAGCGGTCCGTTCCCGTCGCGGCACTGAGCGCCGATCTCGCCACCGAGAACGACGCGGTCCGCCTGGCGCGTTCGGGCGTCCCCGTGAAGCAGGTGCTCACCGACGGACTGTGCCACCTGGAGGCGGGGATGCTCGCCGGGCACCTCGACGGATGGCTGCCCGACGACACCCGGCTGCTGTTCGTGGAGAACGTCGGCAACCTGGTCTGCCCGGCCTCCTACGACCTGGGGGAGACACTGAGGGTCACGCTCGCCTCCGTGACGGAGGGCGAGGACAAGCCGCTCAAGTACCCCACCGCCTTCGGCCTCGCCCACCTGGTCGTGCTCACCAAGACCGACATCGCGCAGGCCGTCGAGTTCGACGAGCTCGCCTTCCGCGCGAACGTCGAACAGGTCAACCCGGGAGTCGAGGTGATCCTGACCTCCGCACGCCGGGGGCGGGGGATCGGCGCGCTGCTCGACCGGGCGACGGCGGCCGCGGCCGGAGAGCCGGTCCACACGCCCGTGATGGCCCGGCCGCCGCAGCACCACGGTCACTCGCACCCGCACGACGGGCACGTCCACCCCCACGACGCGCACCACGGTCACCCCCACGTGCACGACGCCCACGCCCACGCTCACGCTCACGACGGGCGCTCCCACGACGGGCACTCCCACGCGGCCCCGGAGGCCGACGGCACCATGGCCCACACCCACCCGTGA
- a CDS encoding hydrogenase maturation nickel metallochaperone HypA/HybF, whose product MHEMSVALAVVDQVAEAAARSAGVTAVRSVRLQVGELAGVVPDALAFSFELACAGTVLEGAELITEEVPGRARCTPCAHEWAVGMPPRLTCPACGAAHTELLAGRELQIVDVHWEDGLPNASTREPISEER is encoded by the coding sequence ATGCACGAGATGTCCGTCGCGCTGGCCGTCGTCGACCAGGTGGCCGAGGCCGCCGCCCGGTCCGCGGGCGTCACGGCGGTGCGGTCCGTACGGCTCCAGGTGGGCGAACTGGCCGGCGTCGTACCGGACGCTCTCGCCTTCTCCTTCGAGCTGGCCTGCGCCGGAACCGTGCTGGAAGGCGCCGAACTGATCACCGAGGAGGTGCCGGGGCGGGCCCGCTGCACGCCCTGTGCGCACGAATGGGCCGTCGGCATGCCACCCCGGCTGACCTGCCCCGCGTGCGGTGCGGCGCACACCGAGCTGCTCGCCGGCCGGGAGCTGCAGATCGTCGACGTGCACTGGGAGGACGGCCTTCCGAACGCGTCCACCCGCGAACCGATCTCCGAGGAGCGCTGA
- a CDS encoding DUF6893 family small protein → MKKIVIGGAALAAVVAVFAEVFPDIRRYLRIRRM, encoded by the coding sequence ATGAAGAAGATCGTCATCGGCGGAGCGGCCCTGGCCGCCGTGGTCGCCGTCTTCGCCGAGGTGTTCCCCGACATCAGGCGCTACCTGAGGATCCGACGGATGTGA
- a CDS encoding hydrogenase maturation protease, whose amino-acid sequence MKPSAPPGPRTLVAGIGNIFLGDDGFGVETARRLAGRDLPARTEVVDIGVRGMHLAYQLLDGYDTLVLVDATARGEAPGTLYVIEHEAGGGTPAPAAAMDGHRMTPDAVLALLATLCAGTGTEPPRRVLVVGCEPASVEEGIGLSAPVSGAVPRAVRLIEELLRNGEPPAAQTPTAQAST is encoded by the coding sequence ATGAAGCCCTCCGCACCTCCGGGTCCCCGGACCCTCGTCGCCGGCATCGGCAACATCTTCCTCGGCGACGACGGCTTCGGCGTGGAGACCGCCCGCCGGCTCGCCGGACGCGACCTGCCCGCCCGCACCGAGGTCGTGGACATCGGCGTACGGGGGATGCACCTCGCCTACCAGCTGCTCGACGGCTACGACACCCTCGTCCTCGTGGACGCCACGGCCCGCGGCGAAGCCCCGGGCACCCTGTACGTCATCGAGCACGAGGCCGGCGGCGGGACCCCTGCGCCCGCCGCGGCGATGGACGGCCACCGGATGACCCCCGACGCCGTCCTCGCGCTGCTGGCCACCCTCTGCGCCGGGACCGGCACGGAGCCGCCGCGCCGCGTCCTGGTGGTCGGCTGCGAACCGGCCTCGGTGGAGGAGGGCATCGGTCTCAGCGCACCGGTGTCCGGAGCCGTACCGCGGGCCGTCCGGCTGATCGAAGAACTGCTGCGGAACGGCGAGCCGCCCGCGGCACAGACCCCGACCGCGCAGGCATCGACATGA